A single region of the Oleispira antarctica RB-8 genome encodes:
- a CDS encoding Putative glycine dehydrogenase fragment — translation MISIKGEVMAIHNGELDAENNPLKNAPHTAAVVTGDWDRPYSQTLAAFPTKNLGAHKF, via the coding sequence ATGATCTCGATTAAAGGTGAAGTCATGGCGATTCATAACGGCGAACTAGATGCGGAAAACAATCCGTTGAAAAATGCACCGCATACAGCAGCGGTTGTTACTGGTGATTGGGATCGTCCTTACTCGCAGACGTTAGCGGCATTCCCAACTAAGAACTTAGGCGCTCACAAATTCTGA
- a CDS encoding Transposase, orfA, probable codes for MSKYSRKLKIIIAKRYLGDESSRQLSREYNISSRQIRYWGAVYSFNSEQSFLPPTSPYSAKDKLKVLTKMQTEDWSLGHTSAFFNLSSPGTLFVWLRNYESLGMEGLRPKKRGIPMKKTPIAKPKAANEMTKDELKDELEYLRAENAVLKKLDALLQEKRLRAKKKQK; via the coding sequence ATGTCCAAATACAGTAGAAAACTTAAAATAATCATCGCCAAAAGATACCTAGGTGATGAATCCTCTCGCCAGTTAAGTCGAGAATACAATATATCCTCCAGACAAATTCGGTATTGGGGAGCCGTTTACTCCTTCAACTCTGAACAATCATTTCTCCCTCCTACCTCACCATATTCAGCTAAAGACAAGCTTAAAGTACTCACCAAAATGCAGACAGAAGATTGGTCATTGGGGCATACTAGTGCCTTTTTTAACCTTTCATCACCTGGCACACTATTCGTTTGGCTACGCAATTACGAATCTTTGGGTATGGAAGGGTTAAGGCCTAAAAAGCGCGGTATCCCAATGAAAAAGACCCCTATTGCAAAACCAAAAGCTGCTAATGAAATGACTAAAGACGAGCTAAAGGATGAGCTTGAATACCTTAGAGCGGAGAATGCCGTGCTAAAAAAGCTCGATGCCTTGCTCCAGGAGAAGAGGTTAAGAGCAAAGAAAAAACAAAAATAA
- a CDS encoding transposase, orfB, which yields MVKPDVCAEIKAKIKEIFHLHKGLYGYRRITLALRNLGMLINRKKVQRLMRELNLKSKVRPKRYNSYKGQEGKSVDNLLQRNFMADKPNQKWVTDVTEFNVKGQKVYLSPLIDLFSGDVVAYSIAKSAHLSLVKDMFEDAISKLKDGEQPILHSDQGWQYRLPQIQKMLKNSGLKQNMSRKGNCLDNAAAESFFAVLKTEMFHHHDFESADDLIMKIDEYIEYYNTMRIKVKLKGLTPIEHRNQALMAA from the coding sequence TTGGTTAAACCTGACGTTTGTGCAGAAATAAAAGCAAAAATTAAAGAGATATTTCACCTACATAAAGGGCTGTACGGTTATCGACGCATTACGCTAGCGCTGCGTAATCTAGGCATGTTGATCAACCGTAAAAAAGTGCAGCGATTGATGCGAGAGTTGAATTTGAAATCAAAGGTGCGGCCTAAGCGATATAATTCTTACAAAGGACAAGAGGGAAAATCCGTTGATAATTTATTGCAGCGTAACTTTATGGCGGATAAGCCTAACCAGAAGTGGGTTACCGATGTTACTGAGTTTAATGTAAAGGGCCAGAAGGTGTATCTTTCACCTTTGATTGATCTTTTTAGCGGGGATGTGGTTGCGTATAGTATCGCTAAATCAGCGCATCTTTCTTTAGTTAAAGACATGTTTGAGGATGCTATCTCGAAATTAAAAGATGGTGAACAGCCAATACTGCATAGCGACCAAGGATGGCAATACCGACTACCGCAGATACAAAAAATGCTGAAGAACTCAGGCTTGAAACAAAACATGTCACGGAAAGGTAATTGTTTGGATAACGCTGCTGCAGAAAGCTTCTTTGCAGTATTAAAAACAGAGATGTTTCATCATCATGATTTTGAGAGTGCAGATGATCTAATCATGAAAATAGATGAATATATTGAGTATTACAATACAATGAGAATCAAGGTCAAACTAAAAGGCCTGACTCCGATAGAACATCGAAATCAGGCCTTAATGGCCGCTTAA